GGTGCAAAATTGCACAGGAGAAGGAACACCATGTGCACTGCGGCCTTAAAGGTGATGTTCTTGTGTGCAGCACTGCAGATGGAAAGGCTGGAGGCTGGAAACAACGGTATTTTATTTCACCGCCTATGGTGGGGCCAAGCTGGGGGCCCCAGATAGATGAAACAGGCGCAGTTCTTTCAGGAATAGTATACCATTACAGGCTCACAAAAGACAAAAAATTTCTGAAAGAGAACTGGAGCATGATTATGAAGGCTGCCGAATATATCTGCTATATGCAGGAGAAACAGGGTAGAGACGGAATTATGTGCAGGTGTTTTGGTCCATGGGAAGAGAAATGGGCAAGGCATCTTTATTCAAATGCTGCATGTTACAGCGGCCTGAAGGCTGCATCCATGATAGCAAGGGTTCTTGGAGAAAGGGACATGATAGCGGCACGATGGGATGAGGCAGCAAATTGTATAAAGAAAGGTATAGAACGTGAGTTCTGGGATGCTGATGCAGGATACTTTAGAAAATCTATTGACCCCATAGACAAAACTGTAGATACAAGCATACTTGGCATTGTCATTCCCTTCAGGGTTTTTTCTGCCAAAGACGAAAGAGTGAGGAAAACAGTTGCCAGAATTGAAGAGGCTTTCAACTATCCTGTGGGAGGAATTGGCAGATATCCGGGGGATGTTTATTATGGAGGTAACCCCTGGATAATCACAACTATGTGGCTTGCGATTTACTATCGCTATACAGGTAATATAGCCAGGGCTGACGAACTTGCCAGGTGGTGCATAGAGCATGCAACAGAACTTGATATGTTGCCAGAGCAGGTAAATAGAGATACCGGTGAACCTCTGTCTGCAATACCCCTTGGCTGGAGTCATGCTATGCTGGTGCACTATATTCTGGAATGGGAAAAAAGAAGGTAGGAATTTGTCTTGTAGAGAGGGATTGCACATAGTGGGGGAGCATCCTGTATTGCAGGCATTAGATGAAAGACCTCTATTAAACTACAGGAGATGATGAGATGAAGGCTATTGGAGTAATTCCTGGTAAAAAGGAAAGTGCCCGTATAGTTGATGTGGATAAACCAGAAATGTCTTCTTCCGAAGTTCTGGTGAGGGTGTTGCGGGTTGGAATATGCGGTACAGACCATGAAATTGACCAGGGGCTCTATGGTGAGGCACCTGAAGGTGAGGATTTTCTTATACCGGGGCATGAGTCACTGGGTATAGTTGAAGAAATAGGCAGGGATGTGAAAGGCTTTGAAAAAGGTGACTTGGTTGTTTCTACAGTGAGAAGGCCATGCTCCGAGAACTGTCTGAACTGCAGGAGCGGCGAGAATGACATGTGCCTCACAGGAAATTTCAGAGAACGCGGGATAAAAAGTCTTCATGGTTTTATGGCAGAATATTACAAGGAAATTCCTGAATATCTGGTAAAAATCCCTGAGGAACTTTCTGATGTGGGAGTTCTGCTTGAACCTCTGAGCATTGTGGAAAAGGCAATTATGCAGACTTTTAAGATTCAGGAGAGAATGAAATGGAAGCCAAAAACAGCACTGGTACTCGGTGCAGGTCCCATAGGACTTCTTGCCACTTTTGTGCTTAGAGATATGGGTATAAATACATATACACTGGCGTTAGACCCCATAGACAGTCAGAAGGCAAAGCTTGTTACGGAAAGCGGTGCCAGCTACATTGATGCCACAAAGGAGCCAATACCCGGGTTAGTGGAAAAACTGGGAAATATTGATTTCATATTAGAAGCAACAGGCAGTTCCACAGTGTCCTTCCAGGCTATGGGTATTCTGGGTATCAACGGTGTTCTGGCGCTGACCGGAATTACAGGTGGGGATAAAAAGTTAGAGGTGGATGCAGACCACCTGAGTCTCTCCCTGGTGCTTGGAAACAAGCTCATTTTCGGCTCTGTAAATGCCAATATAACCTATTTCAGAAAAGGGGTTAAGCATATGCAGAATTTTGAAGCAAAGTGGCCAGGTCTTCTGAGTAAGCTTATAAGCAGGAAAGTTGCATTTGAGGATTTTAAGGAAGCTCCGCTAAGAAAAAAAGGTGATATAAAAGTGATAATTGAAATAGGTAAATAAGGGAGGTATGGAGGTGACAAAAGTCCTGCGTGTTGATTTAAGCACACACGCAATAGATATTGAAGAACCTGATGAGGATGTGGGAAAAAAGTTCATAGGGGGTAGCGGCCTTGCAGCAAAAATACTCTGGGAAGAGACTTCCCCATCTACCAATCCACTTGGGGAGGAGAACCGCCTTATATTTGCGGTTGGTCCTATGACAGGTACAATGGTACCTTCCTCAAGCAGGTATACTGTGGTTGCGAAATCTCCATTAACAGGGATTTTTGGAGAAGCAAACAGTGGAGGAAGCTTCGGGTTCCAGCTAAGCAGGACAGGATATATTGCAGTTGTAATTAAAGGTGTTGCAGAGTCACCTGTATATCTATGGATTGACAATGAGAATGTGGAGATAAAGGATGCAATGCACCTCTGGGGAAAGGATACCTACGAGGCTCATGAACAGCTTCTGGGCGAAACAGATGGAAGAGCTACCGCTGCCTGTATCGGTCAGGCGGGTGAGAGAAAGGTTCTGCTTGCCGGCATAATAAATGATGGCAAAGATGGAAGGGCAGCGGCAAGGTGCGGTCTTGGTGCTGTTATGGGAAGCAAAAATCTCAAAGCAGTTGTTGTAAGGGGAACAAAGCCTGTAAAGGTGGCAGATGTTAAAGGACTTAAAAAAGCTCTGGAGGGTGTGCATAAGAGAGTGAAGAAGGCTGCTCTCGGACTGGCAACCTATGGTACTGCCCAGCAGGTGGAGTTTGATGAAAAAATAGGTGACCTGCCTGTGAAAAACTGGACAGAAAGAAGATTAAAAGAAGGGGAGTCTTATAAAATATCCGGTCAGAATATGGCAAAGATGATACTTACAGGTAACTACCATTGCACTGGCTGTCCTGTGGGTTGTGGGAGAACTGTTAAGATAAACGGGAAGGTGGAAGGTGCCGGGCCGGAGTATGAGAGTATAGGCCAGCTGGGTAGCAACTGTCTTATAACCAGCCTCGAAACAGTTGCAATAGCCAATGAGATGTGTAACCGATATGGCATTGATACCATATCAACTGGTCAGGTAATAGCATACGCAATGGAAGCATTTGAAGGAGGATTCATAGACAAAGAAAAGGCAGGCATGGAGCTCACCTTTGGAAATAATGAGGCGTTTCTGGAGATGATAAGGCAGATTGGTGAAGCCAGAGGATTCGGAAGGCTCCTTGGCAGGGGTGTCTTGCGTGCCTCAGAAGAAATAGGGTTGCACCATGGTTCCATGCATGTTAAAGGTCTTGAGTTTCCGGCCCATGACCCCAGGGCAAAGAATAGTCTGGCTGTAGGCTATGCCACAGGTAACAGGGGAGCCGACCATCTGCAATCCCTGGCTCATGACCATCAGCAGCCCATGGGTGTGCCAATCCCGTACCTTGGGAATGATGTTGCTCCAGAGCAGTTCCAGAAAGAGGGGATAGGCATTTTCGTGGCTCAGATGCAGCATGTTATGGGCCTGTATGACTCTCTTGTAATCTGCAAGTTTCTGTCTTTTGGCGATGTGGACTTCAGAGAGGTGCACACATGGTATAATCTTGTTACCGGGTTTACGACGACCTTCCGGGAGTTCCTTGAGACAGGGGAGAGAATATTCAATCTCAAGCGCATGTACAACGTAAGAGAGGGAATATCCAGGAAGGATGATAATCTGCCTCAAAGAATTGTTGAGGAGCTGAATGTTGAGGAGGGTATGCCTCTGACAGAAATACCAGACCTCAAGGCGCAGCTCGATGAATATTACAATTTCAGGGGCTGGGATAACAACGGAGTGCCCACAGAAGAAAAACTTCGTGAACTCGGGCTTGATTTTGTACTGGAGGGTAAAATATGAAGCTAAAAGGAATATACTGTCCTATGATAACACCTTTTAAAAATGGTGGAATTGATTTAGAGGGGCTTGAGAAAAATATTGCCTTTCTTGAAAAGAAGGAAGTGACAGGTCTTGTACCACTTGGCTCTGCCGGGGAGTTCTCTGGTTTAAGCATTAAAGAAAGGAAAGAGGTGATTAAAAAAGTTCTGGATACCACATCATTGCCAGTAATAGCCGGGGCAACTTCAATGAGAATGGAGGAAGCCCTTGAAATTATTGCCTATTCTGCCGACATGGGTGCAGAAGCTGCGCTGGTTGCACCTCCATACTACTTCAGAACAAGCCAAGAAGGGCTTTTCAGTTATTATTCAAATTTATCTTCGCATTCCACGCTGCCCATAATACTCTACAATATCCCGGTTTTTACAGGAAATCCATTTTTACCTCCTCTTGTAAAAAGGCTTTCCGTGCTGGATAATATAATAGGAATAAAAGATACGAGCGGCGACATGAAAAAATTTCAGGTAATTGTTAATCTGGTTCCAGAGGATTTTTCATGTCTTATAGGGGCAGACCATCTCCTTTTGCCAGCTCTGGTCACCGGAGCTTCAGGGGCAATTCTCGGTTCTTCAAATCTTGTGCCAGATATTCCTGTAGGGATTTACAGGACATGGGAGAGGGATATAGACAGGGCTGTAGGGCTGCAAAAACTTCTCATGAATATTGTGAAAATAATGGATACTGGCACCTTTCCGGCAGGACTTAAATATGCCATGAATATGCTGGACATTGCCGGAGGTGATGATGTTAGAGCACCTCTGCTTAATCTGACATCAGAAGAAAAAGATACAGTTGACGGGCTTCTGAAGAAGATGGAGGTTAAGAAATGAGCTACCCTATAAATATTGTATCCCCGCAGGAGGCTGACCACAACTGGAGGTCTCTCCTCAAAGGGAAGAGAATAAGGTATGAGAGGAAGGCAGACATCAATGGCTGCTGTATAAAGCTGATGACAGATGAAGTAGAAACTGTAAACACGTTCGATGAGAACTTCTATCACCTGAGTGAAAAAATAAGGTCTCACGGCAGGCTGCTTGTTTTTGATGATGGCGGGGAAAACTTTCGCGTAGAATACGAGCCTATTTCCAGGTCAGCCTTTCTGTGGAACTGCAATTACTATGGCTATGTTAAATCCATTGCCCTTGCCCTTGCAGGAGACATTCTGGAGGACCTCCACAGGTTCTATTCGGTTCATGGTGCATGTCTTGACTACCGCGGCGAGGGTATTGCCCTTGTTGGGCCGAGCGGTGCAGGTAAGACAACCCTGAGCTATGGCATACTCAGGCGGAAGAAGTCCAGGCTGATAAGCGATGACTGGTTCTATGTGAGGTTCCAGGGAAGGGAAGCCACTATTATGAGTTCGGAGAAGGAAGTATATATCAGGGGGGGAATAGAGAAGGACTGGAAGGACTTCGAGCCGCTGATAGAGGATGCACGGTTCGACAAAAAGGGCAGGGCTGTTGTAAACCTCAAGAACCTTCTGGGAGGGGAAAAGATAAGGTCAGTAACATCACTATCAACATTTGTACTTCTCAAGCGGGATTTCAAAGATGAAAAGCTGATAGAGGAAGTATCCAGAGAAGAAATGCTGAAGTTGATGGTAGAGAACAATTTTTATAATCCGCATCTGCTTGTAAGGGACAAACGAAAGCAGAGGTTGAGAAAGAGGTTTATTAAAAATCTCCTGGATGTTGCAAAGCCTGTTGTGGTAAACACAACAGCCACTCCGGAAGAAACTGTGGACCTTATTCTGGAGGCAGTATCCTGATGCAGTGGATAAGGAACTACAATGATGTACTGGATAACTCTGCCAATCCTGCCATAAGGAAGGCAAGAGAGGTGGCCATGAAACTCCTGAATGTGGGTATCGGTGCCGTTGACCCCTTCGAACTCACGAAGGCATTTTTTAAAAAAGCCTCAGATTTGAATTTCAATAATTTTTCAGTTATACGGGTTATAGGCTTTGGTAAGGCGAGTTTTGACATGGCGAGGGCCGTGGAGGAGATAATAGATGTTGAAGAGGGGGTTATTGTTGTACCTGAAGGAGCAGGAAGAAAGTCTGGTCTCAGAAAAATCAGGATACTTGAAGGAGGACACCCTATACCTGACGATGGTAGTGTTGCTGCTTCTTCAGCAGCCCTGAAAATAGCAGAAAGAAGCGGAGAGAAGGACTTCGTGGTTGTACTTGTTTCAGGTGGAGGTTCTGCTCTTTTTGCCAGACCGGCAGAAGGAATAACCCTGAAGGAAAAACAGGAGGTCACACAGCTTCTTCTGAAGTCGGGTTGCACTATAGATGAATTCAACTCAGTGAGAAAACATATCTCTGATGTTAAAGGCGGACAGCTTGCAAAAGCCTGCTACCCTGCCCATGTTCTCGCCCTGATAATATCAGACGTTGTTGGAGACCCTATGGAAACTGTTGCCTCAGGCCCGACCCTCCCGGACCCCACCACATTTCAGGATGCCGGCTATGTCTTTGATAAGT
The window above is part of the archaeon BMS3Bbin15 genome. Proteins encoded here:
- a CDS encoding alcohol dehydrogenase is translated as MKAIGVIPGKKESARIVDVDKPEMSSSEVLVRVLRVGICGTDHEIDQGLYGEAPEGEDFLIPGHESLGIVEEIGRDVKGFEKGDLVVSTVRRPCSENCLNCRSGENDMCLTGNFRERGIKSLHGFMAEYYKEIPEYLVKIPEELSDVGVLLEPLSIVEKAIMQTFKIQERMKWKPKTALVLGAGPIGLLATFVLRDMGINTYTLALDPIDSQKAKLVTESGASYIDATKEPIPGLVEKLGNIDFILEATGSSTVSFQAMGILGINGVLALTGITGGDKKLEVDADHLSLSLVLGNKLIFGSVNANITYFRKGVKHMQNFEAKWPGLLSKLISRKVAFEDFKEAPLRKKGDIKVIIEIGK
- the ydhV_1 gene encoding putative oxidoreductase YdhV, whose amino-acid sequence is MTKVLRVDLSTHAIDIEEPDEDVGKKFIGGSGLAAKILWEETSPSTNPLGEENRLIFAVGPMTGTMVPSSSRYTVVAKSPLTGIFGEANSGGSFGFQLSRTGYIAVVIKGVAESPVYLWIDNENVEIKDAMHLWGKDTYEAHEQLLGETDGRATAACIGQAGERKVLLAGIINDGKDGRAAARCGLGAVMGSKNLKAVVVRGTKPVKVADVKGLKKALEGVHKRVKKAALGLATYGTAQQVEFDEKIGDLPVKNWTERRLKEGESYKISGQNMAKMILTGNYHCTGCPVGCGRTVKINGKVEGAGPEYESIGQLGSNCLITSLETVAIANEMCNRYGIDTISTGQVIAYAMEAFEGGFIDKEKAGMELTFGNNEAFLEMIRQIGEARGFGRLLGRGVLRASEEIGLHHGSMHVKGLEFPAHDPRAKNSLAVGYATGNRGADHLQSLAHDHQQPMGVPIPYLGNDVAPEQFQKEGIGIFVAQMQHVMGLYDSLVICKFLSFGDVDFREVHTWYNLVTGFTTTFREFLETGERIFNLKRMYNVREGISRKDDNLPQRIVEELNVEEGMPLTEIPDLKAQLDEYYNFRGWDNNGVPTEEKLRELGLDFVLEGKI
- the dapA_2 gene encoding 4-hydroxy-tetrahydrodipicolinate synthase, translating into MKLKGIYCPMITPFKNGGIDLEGLEKNIAFLEKKEVTGLVPLGSAGEFSGLSIKERKEVIKKVLDTTSLPVIAGATSMRMEEALEIIAYSADMGAEAALVAPPYYFRTSQEGLFSYYSNLSSHSTLPIILYNIPVFTGNPFLPPLVKRLSVLDNIIGIKDTSGDMKKFQVIVNLVPEDFSCLIGADHLLLPALVTGASGAILGSSNLVPDIPVGIYRTWERDIDRAVGLQKLLMNIVKIMDTGTFPAGLKYAMNMLDIAGGDDVRAPLLNLTSEEKDTVDGLLKKMEVKK
- a CDS encoding HPr kinase/phosphorylase, whose amino-acid sequence is MSYPINIVSPQEADHNWRSLLKGKRIRYERKADINGCCIKLMTDEVETVNTFDENFYHLSEKIRSHGRLLVFDDGGENFRVEYEPISRSAFLWNCNYYGYVKSIALALAGDILEDLHRFYSVHGACLDYRGEGIALVGPSGAGKTTLSYGILRRKKSRLISDDWFYVRFQGREATIMSSEKEVYIRGGIEKDWKDFEPLIEDARFDKKGRAVVNLKNLLGGEKIRSVTSLSTFVLLKRDFKDEKLIEEVSREEMLKLMVENNFYNPHLLVRDKRKQRLRKRFIKNLLDVAKPVVVNTTATPEETVDLILEAVS
- the ttuD gene encoding putative hydroxypyruvate reductase, which gives rise to MQWIRNYNDVLDNSANPAIRKAREVAMKLLNVGIGAVDPFELTKAFFKKASDLNFNNFSVIRVIGFGKASFDMARAVEEIIDVEEGVIVVPEGAGRKSGLRKIRILEGGHPIPDDGSVAASSAALKIAERSGEKDFVVVLVSGGGSALFARPAEGITLKEKQEVTQLLLKSGCTIDEFNSVRKHISDVKGGQLAKACYPAHVLALIISDVVGDPMETVASGPTLPDPTTFQDAGYVFDKYGLWERAPESVCRRIKKGMAGKIEETPKSLDSSLVRNVLIGNNSLALTAMEKAARREYNTLILTGQLEGEGREAGKVLAGIAKEVLRSSNPVKRPCVLILGGETTVTVVGNGKGGRNQELVLGAALSLQKRDVVIASLGTDGIDGSTDAAGGIADGFTVERGNKEGLDVVEYLSKNDSNTFLSAIHDALITGRTNTNVGDIIVIVVI